In the genome of Oncorhynchus clarkii lewisi isolate Uvic-CL-2024 chromosome 4, UVic_Ocla_1.0, whole genome shotgun sequence, one region contains:
- the LOC139407145 gene encoding alpha-taxilin-like isoform X6: MGRHPLGVSRVELQEVILRGLPVTVVVSVTRVLLDPFHFSLPAGPATSVKMETNVQSAAEVIPAQTRVTPPQSPVTTETQVPPPQAQEAQHMDPMEEFGRQLEEIINTYGSAASLMEKQCIVLETEEVDEEASREQGDEVTATKDASTDKDTKKLLKALGKEGTLLMQSLNKLHTPQEKLDALLKKYAELLEERRGEQKQLRFLQKKQGHVGKERDQLQYEHSRAILARSKLEGLCRELQRHNKTLKEETLARCREDEEKRREITTHFQSTLTDIQAQIEQHSNRNNKLCLENANLADKLKHIISQYEQREESLEKIFKHHDLQQKLSDAKLEQAHAQLQEADEKHKREKEYLLREAIDKTKKCYTLKEQELQLKKKLVLYSQKFEEFQTTLSKSNDVYASFKNEMEKMTKKMKKLDKESTVWKTRFESTNKALSEMIEERTLKENEYEMFVVKIDKLERLCRALQDERKILYSKIKGIRQTPNAPEGTPKDETQEQAPEPVHSLMDIVEEPEMTEEMARLRAEQNRLAEFAASLLAPSTGDNDDDDSDSEEEPESTELAETQNISEPTQASAQVQVEAAAKAEEPAHAKAPAQAPSQIEAPAQALSQVEEPGQAPSQVEAPAQAPAQVEAPAQAPSQVEALAQALSQVEAPVQAPSPVEEPAQVPAQVEAPVQPEPPKQPEPSAKKQTPKKKNARKTS; the protein is encoded by the exons ATGGGCCGACATCCTCTTGGTGTGAGCCGAGTTGAGTTGCAGGAAGTTATTTTAAGGGGCTTGCCTGTCACAGTtgttgtctcagtcaccagaGTCCTGTTGGACCCATTTCACTTCTCTCTCCCCGCTGGACCTG CCACATCTGTGAAAATGGAGACCAATGTCCAGTCTGCTGCAGAGGTCATTCCAGCCCAGACCAGAGTGACTCCACCACAGTCCCCAGTCACCACAGAGACCCAGGTCCCTCCACCCCAGGCCCAGGAGGCCCAGCACATGGACCCCATGGAGGAGTTTGGTCGTCAGCTGGAGGAGATCATCAACACCTATGGCTCCGCAGCCAGCCTGATGGAGAAACAGTGCATCGTCCTGGAAACAGAGGAGGTGGACGAGGAGGCCAGCAGAGAGCAAGGTGATGAAGTCACAGCCACCAAGGATGCCAGCACAGACAAGGATACAAAGAAGTTACTGAAAGCCTTAG GAAAGGAGGGCACGCTACTAATGCAAAGTTTGAACAAGCTGCACACACCACAGGAGAAATTGGATGCTCTCCTCAAGAAGTATGCCGAACTG CTGGAGGAACGTCGTGGGGAACAGAAGCAGCTGAGGTTCCTGCAGAAGAAGCAGGGCCACgtggggaaggagagggaccAGCTCCAGTACGAGCACAGCAGAGCCATCCTGGCCCGCAGCAAACTGGAGGGCCTCTGCAGGGAGCTCCAGAGGCACAACAAGACCCTCAAG GAGGAGACCCTAGCTCGTTGTCGTGAGGACGAGGAGAAGCGCAGGGAGATCACCACTCACTTCCAGAGCACACTGACAGACATCCAGGCTCAGATCGAGCAGCACAGTAACCGCAACAACAAGCTGTGTTTGGAGAACGCCAACCTGGCAGACAAACTCAAACACATCATCAGCCAGTAcgagcagagagaggag AGCTTGGAGAAGATCTTCAAGCACCACGACCTGCAGCAGAAACTGTCTGATGCCAAACTGGAGCAAGCCCACGCACAGCTGCAGGAGGCTGATGAGAAGcacaagagagagaaggaatac CTGCTTAGGGAGGCAATTGACAAAACAAAGAAATGCTACACATTGAAGGAGCAAGAGTTGCAGTTGAAGAAAAAG CTTGTTCTGTACTCTCAGAAGTTTGAAGAGTTCCAGACTACGTTGTCTAAGAGCAACGATGTGTACGCCAGCTTCAAAAATGAAATGGAGAAG ATGACAAAGAAGATGAAGAAACTAGACAAAGAGTCAACTGTTTGGAAGACCAGATTTGAGAGCACTAACAAGGCTCTCTCTGAGATGATTGAAGAG AGGACTCTGAAGGAGAATGAGTATGAGATGTTCGTTGTGAAGATTGACAAGCTGGAGAGGCTCTGCCGAGCACTCCAGGATGAGAGAAAGATTCTGTATTCCAAGATCAAAGGCATCCGTCAAACCCCTAATGCCCCCGAGGGGACACCCAAGGACGAGACACAGGAGCAGGCCCCTGAACCAGTCCACAGCCTCATGGATATTGTTGAGGAGCCAGAGATGACAGAGGAGATGGCCCGTCTGAGAGCTGAGCAGAACAGGCTTGCGGAGTTCGCCGCCTCTCTACTGGCCCCGTCAACAGGAGACAATGATGACGATGACTCTGACAGCGAGGAAGAGCCAGAGTCTACAGAACTGGCTGAGACCCAGAACATCTCTGAACCAACACAGGCCTCAGCACAAGTACAGGTAGAGGCAGCAGCAAAGGCAGAGGAACCAGCACATGCAAAGGCACCAGCACAGGCTCCATCACAGATAGAAGCACCAGCACAGGCTCTCTCACAGGTAGAAGAACCAGGACAGGCTCCCTCACAGGTAGAAGCACCAGCACAGGCTCCAGCTCAAGTAGAGGCACCAGCACAGGCTCCCTCACAGGTAGAAGCACTAGCACAGGCTCTCTCACAG GTAGAAGCACCAGTACAGGCTCCCTCACCGGTAGAAGAACCAGCACAGGTTCCAGCTCAAGTAGAAGCACCAGTCCAGCCAGAGCCCCCAAAACAGCCAGAGCCCTCTGCCAAAAAGCAGACACCAAAGAAGAAGAATGCAAGGAAGACCAGCTGA
- the LOC139407145 gene encoding beta-taxilin-like isoform X7, protein MGRHPLGVSRVELQEVILRGLPVTVVVSVTRVLLDPFHFSLPAGPATSVKMETNVQSAAEVIPAQTRVTPPQSPVTTETQVPPPQAQEAQHMDPMEEFGRQLEEIINTYGSAASLMEKQCIVLETEEVDEEASREQGDEVTATKDASTDKDTKKLLKALGKEGTLLMQSLNKLHTPQEKLDALLKKYAELLEERRGEQKQLRFLQKKQGHVGKERDQLQYEHSRAILARSKLEGLCRELQRHNKTLKEETLARCREDEEKRREITTHFQSTLTDIQAQIEQHSNRNNKLCLENANLADKLKHIISQYEQREESLEKIFKHHDLQQKLSDAKLEQAHAQLQEADEKHKREKEYLLVHAAEWKLQAKLLREQETVMQAQLVLYSQKFEEFQTTLSKSNDVYASFKNEMEKMTKKMKKLDKESTVWKTRFESTNKALSEMIEERTLKENEYEMFVVKIDKLERLCRALQDERKILYSKIKGIRQTPNAPEGTPKDETQEQAPEPVHSLMDIVEEPEMTEEMARLRAEQNRLAEFAASLLAPSTGDNDDDDSDSEEEPESTELAETQNISEPTQASAQVQVEAAAKAEEPAHAKAPAQAPSQIEAPAQALSQVEEPGQAPSQVEAPAQAPAQVEAPAQAPSQVEALAQALSQVEAPVQAPSPVEEPAQVPAQVEAPVQPEPPKQPEPSAKKQTPKKKNARKTS, encoded by the exons ATGGGCCGACATCCTCTTGGTGTGAGCCGAGTTGAGTTGCAGGAAGTTATTTTAAGGGGCTTGCCTGTCACAGTtgttgtctcagtcaccagaGTCCTGTTGGACCCATTTCACTTCTCTCTCCCCGCTGGACCTG CCACATCTGTGAAAATGGAGACCAATGTCCAGTCTGCTGCAGAGGTCATTCCAGCCCAGACCAGAGTGACTCCACCACAGTCCCCAGTCACCACAGAGACCCAGGTCCCTCCACCCCAGGCCCAGGAGGCCCAGCACATGGACCCCATGGAGGAGTTTGGTCGTCAGCTGGAGGAGATCATCAACACCTATGGCTCCGCAGCCAGCCTGATGGAGAAACAGTGCATCGTCCTGGAAACAGAGGAGGTGGACGAGGAGGCCAGCAGAGAGCAAGGTGATGAAGTCACAGCCACCAAGGATGCCAGCACAGACAAGGATACAAAGAAGTTACTGAAAGCCTTAG GAAAGGAGGGCACGCTACTAATGCAAAGTTTGAACAAGCTGCACACACCACAGGAGAAATTGGATGCTCTCCTCAAGAAGTATGCCGAACTG CTGGAGGAACGTCGTGGGGAACAGAAGCAGCTGAGGTTCCTGCAGAAGAAGCAGGGCCACgtggggaaggagagggaccAGCTCCAGTACGAGCACAGCAGAGCCATCCTGGCCCGCAGCAAACTGGAGGGCCTCTGCAGGGAGCTCCAGAGGCACAACAAGACCCTCAAG GAGGAGACCCTAGCTCGTTGTCGTGAGGACGAGGAGAAGCGCAGGGAGATCACCACTCACTTCCAGAGCACACTGACAGACATCCAGGCTCAGATCGAGCAGCACAGTAACCGCAACAACAAGCTGTGTTTGGAGAACGCCAACCTGGCAGACAAACTCAAACACATCATCAGCCAGTAcgagcagagagaggag AGCTTGGAGAAGATCTTCAAGCACCACGACCTGCAGCAGAAACTGTCTGATGCCAAACTGGAGCAAGCCCACGCACAGCTGCAGGAGGCTGATGAGAAGcacaagagagagaaggaatac TTACTGGTACACGCAGCTGAGTGGAAACTACAAGCTAAACTTCTGAGAGAGCAGGAGACAGTCATGCAGGCTCAG CTTGTTCTGTACTCTCAGAAGTTTGAAGAGTTCCAGACTACGTTGTCTAAGAGCAACGATGTGTACGCCAGCTTCAAAAATGAAATGGAGAAG ATGACAAAGAAGATGAAGAAACTAGACAAAGAGTCAACTGTTTGGAAGACCAGATTTGAGAGCACTAACAAGGCTCTCTCTGAGATGATTGAAGAG AGGACTCTGAAGGAGAATGAGTATGAGATGTTCGTTGTGAAGATTGACAAGCTGGAGAGGCTCTGCCGAGCACTCCAGGATGAGAGAAAGATTCTGTATTCCAAGATCAAAGGCATCCGTCAAACCCCTAATGCCCCCGAGGGGACACCCAAGGACGAGACACAGGAGCAGGCCCCTGAACCAGTCCACAGCCTCATGGATATTGTTGAGGAGCCAGAGATGACAGAGGAGATGGCCCGTCTGAGAGCTGAGCAGAACAGGCTTGCGGAGTTCGCCGCCTCTCTACTGGCCCCGTCAACAGGAGACAATGATGACGATGACTCTGACAGCGAGGAAGAGCCAGAGTCTACAGAACTGGCTGAGACCCAGAACATCTCTGAACCAACACAGGCCTCAGCACAAGTACAGGTAGAGGCAGCAGCAAAGGCAGAGGAACCAGCACATGCAAAGGCACCAGCACAGGCTCCATCACAGATAGAAGCACCAGCACAGGCTCTCTCACAGGTAGAAGAACCAGGACAGGCTCCCTCACAGGTAGAAGCACCAGCACAGGCTCCAGCTCAAGTAGAGGCACCAGCACAGGCTCCCTCACAGGTAGAAGCACTAGCACAGGCTCTCTCACAG GTAGAAGCACCAGTACAGGCTCCCTCACCGGTAGAAGAACCAGCACAGGTTCCAGCTCAAGTAGAAGCACCAGTCCAGCCAGAGCCCCCAAAACAGCCAGAGCCCTCTGCCAAAAAGCAGACACCAAAGAAGAAGAATGCAAGGAAGACCAGCTGA
- the LOC139407145 gene encoding beta-taxilin-like isoform X12, which produces MGRHPLGVSRVELQEVILRGLPVTVVVSVTRVLLDPFHFSLPAGPATSVKMETNVQSAAEVIPAQTRVTPPQSPVTTETQVPPPQAQEAQHMDPMEEFGRQLEEIINTYGSAASLMEKQCIVLETEEVDEEASREQGDEVTATKDASTDKDTKKLLKALGKEGTLLMQSLNKLHTPQEKLDALLKKYAELLEERRGEQKQLRFLQKKQGHVGKERDQLQYEHSRAILARSKLEGLCRELQRHNKTLKSLEKIFKHHDLQQKLSDAKLEQAHAQLQEADEKHKREKEYLLREAIDKTKKCYTLKEQELQLKKKLVLYSQKFEEFQTTLSKSNDVYASFKNEMEKMTKKMKKLDKESTVWKTRFESTNKALSEMIEERTLKENEYEMFVVKIDKLERLCRALQDERKILYSKIKGIRQTPNAPEGTPKDETQEQAPEPVHSLMDIVEEPEMTEEMARLRAEQNRLAEFAASLLAPSTGDNDDDDSDSEEEPESTELAETQNISEPTQASAQVQVEAAAKAEEPAHAKAPAQAPSQIEAPAQALSQVEEPGQAPSQVEAPAQAPAQVEAPAQAPSQVEALAQALSQVEAPVQAPSPVEEPAQVPAQVEAPVQPEPPKQPEPSAKKQTPKKKNARKTS; this is translated from the exons ATGGGCCGACATCCTCTTGGTGTGAGCCGAGTTGAGTTGCAGGAAGTTATTTTAAGGGGCTTGCCTGTCACAGTtgttgtctcagtcaccagaGTCCTGTTGGACCCATTTCACTTCTCTCTCCCCGCTGGACCTG CCACATCTGTGAAAATGGAGACCAATGTCCAGTCTGCTGCAGAGGTCATTCCAGCCCAGACCAGAGTGACTCCACCACAGTCCCCAGTCACCACAGAGACCCAGGTCCCTCCACCCCAGGCCCAGGAGGCCCAGCACATGGACCCCATGGAGGAGTTTGGTCGTCAGCTGGAGGAGATCATCAACACCTATGGCTCCGCAGCCAGCCTGATGGAGAAACAGTGCATCGTCCTGGAAACAGAGGAGGTGGACGAGGAGGCCAGCAGAGAGCAAGGTGATGAAGTCACAGCCACCAAGGATGCCAGCACAGACAAGGATACAAAGAAGTTACTGAAAGCCTTAG GAAAGGAGGGCACGCTACTAATGCAAAGTTTGAACAAGCTGCACACACCACAGGAGAAATTGGATGCTCTCCTCAAGAAGTATGCCGAACTG CTGGAGGAACGTCGTGGGGAACAGAAGCAGCTGAGGTTCCTGCAGAAGAAGCAGGGCCACgtggggaaggagagggaccAGCTCCAGTACGAGCACAGCAGAGCCATCCTGGCCCGCAGCAAACTGGAGGGCCTCTGCAGGGAGCTCCAGAGGCACAACAAGACCCTCAAG AGCTTGGAGAAGATCTTCAAGCACCACGACCTGCAGCAGAAACTGTCTGATGCCAAACTGGAGCAAGCCCACGCACAGCTGCAGGAGGCTGATGAGAAGcacaagagagagaaggaatac CTGCTTAGGGAGGCAATTGACAAAACAAAGAAATGCTACACATTGAAGGAGCAAGAGTTGCAGTTGAAGAAAAAG CTTGTTCTGTACTCTCAGAAGTTTGAAGAGTTCCAGACTACGTTGTCTAAGAGCAACGATGTGTACGCCAGCTTCAAAAATGAAATGGAGAAG ATGACAAAGAAGATGAAGAAACTAGACAAAGAGTCAACTGTTTGGAAGACCAGATTTGAGAGCACTAACAAGGCTCTCTCTGAGATGATTGAAGAG AGGACTCTGAAGGAGAATGAGTATGAGATGTTCGTTGTGAAGATTGACAAGCTGGAGAGGCTCTGCCGAGCACTCCAGGATGAGAGAAAGATTCTGTATTCCAAGATCAAAGGCATCCGTCAAACCCCTAATGCCCCCGAGGGGACACCCAAGGACGAGACACAGGAGCAGGCCCCTGAACCAGTCCACAGCCTCATGGATATTGTTGAGGAGCCAGAGATGACAGAGGAGATGGCCCGTCTGAGAGCTGAGCAGAACAGGCTTGCGGAGTTCGCCGCCTCTCTACTGGCCCCGTCAACAGGAGACAATGATGACGATGACTCTGACAGCGAGGAAGAGCCAGAGTCTACAGAACTGGCTGAGACCCAGAACATCTCTGAACCAACACAGGCCTCAGCACAAGTACAGGTAGAGGCAGCAGCAAAGGCAGAGGAACCAGCACATGCAAAGGCACCAGCACAGGCTCCATCACAGATAGAAGCACCAGCACAGGCTCTCTCACAGGTAGAAGAACCAGGACAGGCTCCCTCACAGGTAGAAGCACCAGCACAGGCTCCAGCTCAAGTAGAGGCACCAGCACAGGCTCCCTCACAGGTAGAAGCACTAGCACAGGCTCTCTCACAG GTAGAAGCACCAGTACAGGCTCCCTCACCGGTAGAAGAACCAGCACAGGTTCCAGCTCAAGTAGAAGCACCAGTCCAGCCAGAGCCCCCAAAACAGCCAGAGCCCTCTGCCAAAAAGCAGACACCAAAGAAGAAGAATGCAAGGAAGACCAGCTGA
- the LOC139407145 gene encoding beta-taxilin-like isoform X5 encodes MGRHPLGVSRVELQEVILRGLPVTVVVSVTRVLLDPFHFSLPAGPATSVKMETNVQSAAEVIPAQTRVTPPQSPVTTETQVPPPQAQEAQHMDPMEEFGRQLEEIINTYGSAASLMEKQCIVLETEEVDEEASREQGDEVTATKDASTDKDTKKLLKALGKEGTLLMQSLNKLHTPQEKLDALLKKYAELLEERRGEQKQLRFLQKKQGHVGKERDQLQYEHSRAILARSKLEGLCRELQRHNKTLKEETLARCREDEEKRREITTHFQSTLTDIQAQIEQHSNRNNKLCLENANLADKLKHIISQYEQREESLEKIFKHHDLQQKLSDAKLEQAHAQLQEADEKHKREKEYLLVHAAEWKLQAKLLREQETVMQAQLVLYSQKFEEFQTTLSKSNDVYASFKNEMEKMTKKMKKLDKESTVWKTRFESTNKALSEMIEERTLKENEYEMFVVKIDKLERLCRALQDERKILYSKIKGIRQTPNAPEGTPKDETQEQAPEPVHSLMDIVEEPEMTEEMARLRAEQNRLAEFAASLLAPSTGDNDDDDSDSEEEPESTELAETQNISEPTQASAQVQVEAAAKAEEPAHAKAPAQAPSQIEAPAQALSQVEEPGQAPSQVEAPAQAPAQVEAPAQAPSQVEALAQALSQVEAPAQAPSQVEALAQALSQVEKPAQAPSPVEEPAQVPAQVEAPVQPEPPKQPEPSAKKQTPKKKNARKTS; translated from the exons ATGGGCCGACATCCTCTTGGTGTGAGCCGAGTTGAGTTGCAGGAAGTTATTTTAAGGGGCTTGCCTGTCACAGTtgttgtctcagtcaccagaGTCCTGTTGGACCCATTTCACTTCTCTCTCCCCGCTGGACCTG CCACATCTGTGAAAATGGAGACCAATGTCCAGTCTGCTGCAGAGGTCATTCCAGCCCAGACCAGAGTGACTCCACCACAGTCCCCAGTCACCACAGAGACCCAGGTCCCTCCACCCCAGGCCCAGGAGGCCCAGCACATGGACCCCATGGAGGAGTTTGGTCGTCAGCTGGAGGAGATCATCAACACCTATGGCTCCGCAGCCAGCCTGATGGAGAAACAGTGCATCGTCCTGGAAACAGAGGAGGTGGACGAGGAGGCCAGCAGAGAGCAAGGTGATGAAGTCACAGCCACCAAGGATGCCAGCACAGACAAGGATACAAAGAAGTTACTGAAAGCCTTAG GAAAGGAGGGCACGCTACTAATGCAAAGTTTGAACAAGCTGCACACACCACAGGAGAAATTGGATGCTCTCCTCAAGAAGTATGCCGAACTG CTGGAGGAACGTCGTGGGGAACAGAAGCAGCTGAGGTTCCTGCAGAAGAAGCAGGGCCACgtggggaaggagagggaccAGCTCCAGTACGAGCACAGCAGAGCCATCCTGGCCCGCAGCAAACTGGAGGGCCTCTGCAGGGAGCTCCAGAGGCACAACAAGACCCTCAAG GAGGAGACCCTAGCTCGTTGTCGTGAGGACGAGGAGAAGCGCAGGGAGATCACCACTCACTTCCAGAGCACACTGACAGACATCCAGGCTCAGATCGAGCAGCACAGTAACCGCAACAACAAGCTGTGTTTGGAGAACGCCAACCTGGCAGACAAACTCAAACACATCATCAGCCAGTAcgagcagagagaggag AGCTTGGAGAAGATCTTCAAGCACCACGACCTGCAGCAGAAACTGTCTGATGCCAAACTGGAGCAAGCCCACGCACAGCTGCAGGAGGCTGATGAGAAGcacaagagagagaaggaatac TTACTGGTACACGCAGCTGAGTGGAAACTACAAGCTAAACTTCTGAGAGAGCAGGAGACAGTCATGCAGGCTCAG CTTGTTCTGTACTCTCAGAAGTTTGAAGAGTTCCAGACTACGTTGTCTAAGAGCAACGATGTGTACGCCAGCTTCAAAAATGAAATGGAGAAG ATGACAAAGAAGATGAAGAAACTAGACAAAGAGTCAACTGTTTGGAAGACCAGATTTGAGAGCACTAACAAGGCTCTCTCTGAGATGATTGAAGAG AGGACTCTGAAGGAGAATGAGTATGAGATGTTCGTTGTGAAGATTGACAAGCTGGAGAGGCTCTGCCGAGCACTCCAGGATGAGAGAAAGATTCTGTATTCCAAGATCAAAGGCATCCGTCAAACCCCTAATGCCCCCGAGGGGACACCCAAGGACGAGACACAGGAGCAGGCCCCTGAACCAGTCCACAGCCTCATGGATATTGTTGAGGAGCCAGAGATGACAGAGGAGATGGCCCGTCTGAGAGCTGAGCAGAACAGGCTTGCGGAGTTCGCCGCCTCTCTACTGGCCCCGTCAACAGGAGACAATGATGACGATGACTCTGACAGCGAGGAAGAGCCAGAGTCTACAGAACTGGCTGAGACCCAGAACATCTCTGAACCAACACAGGCCTCAGCACAAGTACAGGTAGAGGCAGCAGCAAAGGCAGAGGAACCAGCACATGCAAAGGCACCAGCACAGGCTCCATCACAGATAGAAGCACCAGCACAGGCTCTCTCACAGGTAGAAGAACCAGGACAGGCTCCCTCACAGGTAGAAGCACCAGCACAGGCTCCAGCTCAAGTAGAGGCACCAGCACAGGCTCCCTCACAGGTAGAAGCACTAGCACAGGCTCTCTCACAGGTAGAAGCACCAGCACAGGCTCCCTCACAGGTAGAAGCACTAGCACAGGCTCTCTCACAGGTAGAAAAACCAGCACAG GCTCCCTCACCGGTAGAAGAACCAGCACAGGTTCCAGCTCAAGTAGAAGCACCAGTCCAGCCAGAGCCCCCAAAACAGCCAGAGCCCTCTGCCAAAAAGCAGACACCAAAGAAGAAGAATGCAAGGAAGACCAGCTGA
- the LOC139407145 gene encoding beta-taxilin-like isoform X10 — protein sequence MGRHPLGVSRVELQEVILRGLPVTVVVSVTRVLLDPFHFSLPAGPATSVKMETNVQSAAEVIPAQTRVTPPQSPVTTETQVPPPQAQEAQHMDPMEEFGRQLEEIINTYGSAASLMEKQCIVLETEEVDEEASREQGDEVTATKDASTDKDTKKLLKALGKEGTLLMQSLNKLHTPQEKLDALLKKYAELLEERRGEQKQLRFLQKKQGHVGKERDQLQYEHSRAILARSKLEGLCRELQRHNKTLKSLEKIFKHHDLQQKLSDAKLEQAHAQLQEADEKHKREKEYLLVHAAEWKLQAKLLREQETVMQAQLVLYSQKFEEFQTTLSKSNDVYASFKNEMEKMTKKMKKLDKESTVWKTRFESTNKALSEMIEERTLKENEYEMFVVKIDKLERLCRALQDERKILYSKIKGIRQTPNAPEGTPKDETQEQAPEPVHSLMDIVEEPEMTEEMARLRAEQNRLAEFAASLLAPSTGDNDDDDSDSEEEPESTELAETQNISEPTQASAQVQVEAAAKAEEPAHAKAPAQAPSQIEAPAQALSQVEEPGQAPSQVEAPAQAPAQVEAPAQAPSQVEALAQALSQVEAPAQAPSQVEALAQALSQVEKPAQAPSLVEEPVQAPSQVEAPVQAPSPVEEPAQVPAQVEAPVQPEPPKQPEPSAKKQTPKKKNARKTS from the exons ATGGGCCGACATCCTCTTGGTGTGAGCCGAGTTGAGTTGCAGGAAGTTATTTTAAGGGGCTTGCCTGTCACAGTtgttgtctcagtcaccagaGTCCTGTTGGACCCATTTCACTTCTCTCTCCCCGCTGGACCTG CCACATCTGTGAAAATGGAGACCAATGTCCAGTCTGCTGCAGAGGTCATTCCAGCCCAGACCAGAGTGACTCCACCACAGTCCCCAGTCACCACAGAGACCCAGGTCCCTCCACCCCAGGCCCAGGAGGCCCAGCACATGGACCCCATGGAGGAGTTTGGTCGTCAGCTGGAGGAGATCATCAACACCTATGGCTCCGCAGCCAGCCTGATGGAGAAACAGTGCATCGTCCTGGAAACAGAGGAGGTGGACGAGGAGGCCAGCAGAGAGCAAGGTGATGAAGTCACAGCCACCAAGGATGCCAGCACAGACAAGGATACAAAGAAGTTACTGAAAGCCTTAG GAAAGGAGGGCACGCTACTAATGCAAAGTTTGAACAAGCTGCACACACCACAGGAGAAATTGGATGCTCTCCTCAAGAAGTATGCCGAACTG CTGGAGGAACGTCGTGGGGAACAGAAGCAGCTGAGGTTCCTGCAGAAGAAGCAGGGCCACgtggggaaggagagggaccAGCTCCAGTACGAGCACAGCAGAGCCATCCTGGCCCGCAGCAAACTGGAGGGCCTCTGCAGGGAGCTCCAGAGGCACAACAAGACCCTCAAG AGCTTGGAGAAGATCTTCAAGCACCACGACCTGCAGCAGAAACTGTCTGATGCCAAACTGGAGCAAGCCCACGCACAGCTGCAGGAGGCTGATGAGAAGcacaagagagagaaggaatac TTACTGGTACACGCAGCTGAGTGGAAACTACAAGCTAAACTTCTGAGAGAGCAGGAGACAGTCATGCAGGCTCAG CTTGTTCTGTACTCTCAGAAGTTTGAAGAGTTCCAGACTACGTTGTCTAAGAGCAACGATGTGTACGCCAGCTTCAAAAATGAAATGGAGAAG ATGACAAAGAAGATGAAGAAACTAGACAAAGAGTCAACTGTTTGGAAGACCAGATTTGAGAGCACTAACAAGGCTCTCTCTGAGATGATTGAAGAG AGGACTCTGAAGGAGAATGAGTATGAGATGTTCGTTGTGAAGATTGACAAGCTGGAGAGGCTCTGCCGAGCACTCCAGGATGAGAGAAAGATTCTGTATTCCAAGATCAAAGGCATCCGTCAAACCCCTAATGCCCCCGAGGGGACACCCAAGGACGAGACACAGGAGCAGGCCCCTGAACCAGTCCACAGCCTCATGGATATTGTTGAGGAGCCAGAGATGACAGAGGAGATGGCCCGTCTGAGAGCTGAGCAGAACAGGCTTGCGGAGTTCGCCGCCTCTCTACTGGCCCCGTCAACAGGAGACAATGATGACGATGACTCTGACAGCGAGGAAGAGCCAGAGTCTACAGAACTGGCTGAGACCCAGAACATCTCTGAACCAACACAGGCCTCAGCACAAGTACAGGTAGAGGCAGCAGCAAAGGCAGAGGAACCAGCACATGCAAAGGCACCAGCACAGGCTCCATCACAGATAGAAGCACCAGCACAGGCTCTCTCACAGGTAGAAGAACCAGGACAGGCTCCCTCACAGGTAGAAGCACCAGCACAGGCTCCAGCTCAAGTAGAGGCACCAGCACAGGCTCCCTCACAGGTAGAAGCACTAGCACAGGCTCTCTCACAGGTAGAAGCACCAGCACAGGCTCCCTCACAGGTAGAAGCACTAGCACAGGCTCTCTCACAGGTAGAAAAACCAGCACAGGCTCCCTCACTGGTAGAAGAACCAGTACAGGCTCCCTCACAGGTAGAAGCACCAGTACAGGCTCCCTCACCGGTAGAAGAACCAGCACAGGTTCCAGCTCAAGTAGAAGCACCAGTCCAGCCAGAGCCCCCAAAACAGCCAGAGCCCTCTGCCAAAAAGCAGACACCAAAGAAGAAGAATGCAAGGAAGACCAGCTGA